One Gordonia mangrovi genomic region harbors:
- a CDS encoding NAD(P)H-dependent oxidoreductase, with protein MVAHPDPNSLNRHLHRLGAQVLRDEGWQVLESDLYAMQWDPVLREEGGADVEAEQQKLRDADLVVLQFPLWWYGMPAIMKGWVDRVFERGFAYDVIDPATGRARKYGDGGLVGRRALTIVTAGDRPGSLGPRGISGDIEDVLWTTLHGTLWYTGMETLRPHLVTRARDVDESTIVEIERDLADRLRGVTDESPIPFLPLDERFYDHSIALCPDVAPDVSGNAAHRFAT; from the coding sequence GTGGTCGCACATCCGGATCCGAACTCTCTGAACCGGCATCTGCATCGACTCGGCGCGCAGGTGCTTCGCGACGAGGGCTGGCAGGTTCTCGAGTCCGATCTGTATGCGATGCAGTGGGATCCGGTGCTGCGCGAGGAAGGCGGGGCCGACGTCGAGGCCGAGCAACAGAAGTTGCGCGATGCCGACCTGGTCGTGCTGCAGTTCCCGCTCTGGTGGTACGGGATGCCCGCGATCATGAAGGGCTGGGTTGACCGCGTCTTCGAGCGCGGGTTCGCCTACGACGTGATCGATCCCGCCACGGGTCGGGCCCGCAAGTACGGCGACGGAGGACTCGTCGGACGCCGCGCGCTGACCATCGTCACCGCCGGTGACCGTCCCGGCAGCCTGGGTCCGAGGGGAATCAGCGGCGACATCGAGGACGTGCTGTGGACGACGCTGCACGGAACGCTCTGGTACACGGGGATGGAAACCTTGCGGCCACACCTCGTCACCCGTGCGCGCGACGTCGACGAGTCAACCATCGTGGAGATCGAGCGTGATCTCGCCGATCGGCTTCGCGGTGTCACGGACGAGTCGCCGATTCCGTTCCTTCCGCTCGACGAACGGTTCTACGATCACTCGATCGCGCTGTGCCCAGACGTCGCACCCGACGTGTCGGGCAACGCCGCCCACCGATTCGCCACCTGA
- the pgl gene encoding 6-phosphogluconolactonase — protein sequence MIPETLVFDHKNDLVATAASRFVDLVTKAQADHGVASVVLTGGSNGIAVLRALAADSGDIDWSRVELFWGDDRFVPADDPERNYGQACDALLDHVPVDSARVHAMAPSDGEFGDDIDAAAAAYATVLARTSAGRVPHFDLHLLGMGGEGHINSLFPHTAATAEAEKTVVAVEDSPKPPPRRITLTLPVVNRSKAVWFLVAGEDKAEAVAAAHTGAHAADWPCAGAHGTDETVWFLDRGAASRLT from the coding sequence ATGATCCCGGAAACACTGGTGTTCGACCACAAGAACGATCTGGTCGCGACCGCGGCCAGCCGTTTCGTGGATCTGGTGACCAAGGCCCAGGCAGACCACGGCGTCGCCTCGGTGGTGTTGACCGGCGGCAGCAACGGGATCGCGGTCCTGCGCGCCCTCGCGGCAGACAGCGGCGACATCGACTGGTCTCGCGTGGAACTGTTCTGGGGTGACGACCGGTTCGTGCCCGCCGACGATCCCGAACGCAACTACGGCCAGGCGTGTGACGCATTGCTCGACCACGTCCCGGTCGACTCGGCGCGGGTCCATGCGATGGCGCCGTCGGACGGTGAATTCGGCGACGACATCGACGCCGCTGCCGCGGCGTATGCGACGGTGCTGGCGCGAACCAGTGCCGGACGGGTGCCGCATTTCGATCTGCATCTGCTCGGCATGGGCGGGGAGGGACACATCAACTCGCTGTTCCCACACACCGCGGCCACCGCGGAAGCCGAAAAGACGGTTGTCGCGGTGGAGGACTCACCGAAGCCGCCACCGCGGCGGATCACGCTGACTCTGCCGGTGGTCAACCGCAGTAAGGCGGTCTGGTTCTTGGTGGCCGGCGAGGACAAGGCCGAGGCGGTCGCGGCCGCCCACACCGGTGCCCACGCCGCAGACTGGCCGTGCGCCGGCGCACACGGCACCGACGAGACCGTGTGGTTCCTGGACCGCGGCGCCGCGTCACGCCTCACTTGA
- a CDS encoding glucose-6-phosphate dehydrogenase assembly protein OpcA: MIVELPNTSTTDVAKKIVEVRESGGAISLGRVLTLVVCAEHGEPTEGAIEAAIGASSEHPSRVIVVTRGDRSADSRLDAEIRVGGDAGASEVVLLSLQGDLADHPRSVVTPFLLPDTPVVVWWPGEAPTAPASDPMGSLGRRRILDANRCANPKTVLARRLATYAAGDTDLAWTQITHWRALLASAADRPPHTPITEVQVAGPSDSPGIDLLAGWLRSALSVPTRRTVGSFEVRLVREDGPTVLSLDMNNNAVLSMPGKPDGRVAMTRRELPLLLAEELRRLDTDDVYALALQGVVDVEFEGQAVA, translated from the coding sequence ATGATCGTCGAGTTGCCCAACACCTCCACCACCGATGTCGCCAAGAAGATCGTCGAGGTTCGCGAGTCCGGCGGCGCCATCAGCCTCGGTCGTGTGCTGACCCTCGTGGTCTGCGCCGAGCACGGCGAACCCACCGAAGGCGCGATCGAGGCGGCGATCGGCGCCAGTAGCGAGCACCCGAGTCGCGTGATCGTGGTGACCCGTGGCGACCGGTCGGCCGACTCGCGGCTCGATGCCGAGATCCGGGTCGGTGGTGACGCCGGGGCGTCGGAGGTGGTGCTGCTGTCGCTGCAGGGCGATCTCGCCGATCATCCGCGGTCGGTGGTGACCCCGTTCCTGTTGCCCGACACACCGGTCGTCGTGTGGTGGCCCGGCGAGGCGCCGACAGCGCCGGCGAGCGACCCGATGGGATCACTCGGCCGACGCCGGATCCTCGACGCCAACCGATGCGCCAATCCGAAGACGGTGCTCGCCCGCCGACTCGCCACGTACGCGGCCGGTGACACCGACCTCGCCTGGACCCAGATCACCCACTGGCGGGCCCTGTTGGCGTCGGCAGCCGACCGCCCACCACACACCCCCATCACCGAGGTCCAGGTGGCCGGCCCCAGCGACTCCCCCGGCATCGACCTGTTGGCGGGCTGGTTGCGGTCGGCGCTGTCGGTGCCGACGCGGCGGACCGTGGGCAGCTTCGAGGTTCGTCTGGTGCGCGAGGACGGCCCGACCGTCCTCTCGCTCGACATGAACAACAATGCGGTCCTGAGCATGCCCGGCAAACCCGACGGCCGCGTCGCGATGACGCGCCGCGAACTCCCCCTCCTGCTGGCCGAGGAACTGCGCCGACTCGACACCGACGACGTATACGCTCTCGCGTTGCAGGGCGTCGTGGATGTGGAATTCGAGGGGCAGGCGGTGGCCTGA
- the zwf gene encoding glucose-6-phosphate dehydrogenase — protein sequence MPGGGTTWNNPLRDPRDKRLPRIAGPCSLIIFGVTGDLARKKLMPAVYDLANRGLLPPSFALVGFARRDWDHEDFAKIVHDAVRDHARTGFREEVWERLAEGFRFVQGAFDDDSAFDRLKETLEGLDKERGTDGNHAFYLSIPPKAFPTVCEQLDRSGLAKEDGDHWRRVVIEKPFGHNLESAKELNAIVNGVFPESSVFRIDHYLGKETVQNILALRFANQMFDPLWSSHYVDHVQITMAEDIGLGGRAGYYDGIGAARDVIQNHLLQLMALVAMEEPISFEPKQLQDEKIKVLAATRNIEPLDDNTARGQYGPGWQGSEKVPGLLDEAGFAKDSTTETFAAIALEVDSRRWAGVPFYLRTGKRLGRRVTEIALVFKRAPHLPFDKTMTEELSQNALVIRVQPDEGITLRFGSKVPASSMEVRDVNMDFSYGTAFTEASPEAYERLILDVLLGEPSLFPVNEEVELSWEILDPVIEHWAQAGTPDTYESGTWGPTSADEMMSRVGRSWRRP from the coding sequence GTGCCCGGCGGCGGTACCACCTGGAACAACCCGCTCCGCGATCCCCGGGATAAGCGGCTGCCACGGATCGCGGGCCCGTGCAGCCTGATCATCTTCGGCGTGACGGGCGACCTCGCCCGCAAGAAGCTGATGCCGGCGGTCTACGACCTCGCCAACCGGGGTCTGTTGCCGCCGTCGTTCGCGCTCGTCGGTTTCGCCCGGCGCGACTGGGACCACGAGGACTTCGCCAAGATCGTCCACGACGCGGTGCGCGATCACGCACGCACAGGGTTCCGCGAGGAGGTGTGGGAACGACTCGCCGAAGGCTTCCGGTTCGTCCAGGGCGCCTTCGACGACGACAGCGCGTTCGACCGGCTCAAGGAAACCCTGGAAGGCCTCGACAAGGAACGCGGCACCGACGGCAACCATGCGTTCTACCTGTCGATCCCGCCCAAGGCCTTCCCCACCGTCTGTGAGCAACTCGACCGCAGCGGCCTGGCCAAGGAGGACGGCGACCACTGGCGCCGCGTCGTGATCGAGAAGCCGTTCGGGCACAACCTGGAATCGGCCAAAGAGCTCAACGCGATCGTCAACGGGGTGTTCCCCGAGTCGTCGGTCTTCCGGATCGACCACTATCTCGGCAAGGAGACGGTGCAGAACATCTTGGCGTTGCGCTTCGCCAATCAGATGTTCGATCCGCTGTGGAGTTCGCATTACGTCGATCACGTGCAGATCACCATGGCCGAGGACATCGGACTCGGCGGCCGGGCCGGCTACTACGACGGGATCGGCGCAGCACGCGACGTGATCCAGAATCATCTGCTGCAGCTGATGGCGTTGGTTGCGATGGAGGAGCCGATCTCGTTCGAGCCCAAGCAACTGCAGGACGAGAAGATCAAGGTGCTCGCAGCGACCCGCAACATCGAGCCGCTCGACGACAACACCGCCCGCGGTCAGTACGGTCCGGGCTGGCAGGGCAGCGAGAAGGTGCCGGGACTGCTCGACGAGGCGGGGTTCGCCAAGGACTCCACCACGGAGACCTTCGCCGCGATCGCGCTGGAGGTCGACTCCCGACGCTGGGCCGGCGTGCCGTTCTACCTCCGCACCGGCAAGCGGCTCGGCCGACGGGTCACCGAGATCGCCCTGGTGTTCAAACGCGCGCCCCATCTGCCGTTCGACAAGACCATGACCGAGGAACTCAGTCAAAACGCTCTGGTCATCCGGGTGCAGCCGGACGAGGGGATCACCCTGCGGTTCGGGTCCAAGGTCCCGGCGTCGAGCATGGAGGTCCGCGACGTCAACATGGACTTCAGTTACGGCACCGCGTTCACCGAGGCATCCCCCGAGGCCTACGAACGCCTCATCCTCGATGTACTGCTCGGCGAGCCGTCGCTGTTCCCGGTCAACGAGGAGGTCGAGCTCTCCTGGGAGATCCTCGATCCCGTCATCGAGCACTGGGCCCAGGCGGGCACACCCGACACCTACGAGTCCGGGACCTGGGGCCCGACATCCGCCGACGAGATGATGTCGCGCGTCGGACGGTCCTGGCGCCGCCCATGA
- the tal gene encoding transaldolase, giving the protein MTQNAKLAELSEAGVSVWLDDLSRELIKSGDLKELVETKSVVGVTTNPSIFQAALSKGTAYDDQVNELAARGADVDATIRTVTTDDVRNACDVLAPVFEESDGVDGRVSIEVDPRLAHETDATVAQAVELWKIVDRPNLLIKIPATKAGLPAITRTLAEGISVNVTLIFSVDRYKEVMDAYLDGLDAAAAAGHDLSTIHSVASFFVSRVDTEIDKRLDAIGTPEATELKGKAALANARLAYQAYQEIFEVESRFPDLLAQGARPQRALWASTGVKNPDYPDTLYVSELVAPNTVNTMPGKTMDAFADHGWVNTGSIVGLANESQEVFDKLAAVGIDLADVFTVLEDEGVQKFEVSWNELLDATAEQLTAAKG; this is encoded by the coding sequence ATGACGCAGAACGCAAAGCTGGCAGAACTGTCCGAGGCAGGCGTCTCGGTGTGGCTCGACGATCTGTCGAGAGAACTGATCAAATCCGGCGACCTCAAGGAACTGGTCGAGACCAAGTCCGTGGTCGGCGTCACCACGAATCCGTCGATCTTCCAGGCGGCCCTGTCGAAGGGGACCGCCTACGACGACCAGGTCAACGAGTTGGCCGCGCGCGGAGCCGACGTGGACGCGACCATCCGGACCGTCACCACCGACGACGTGCGCAATGCCTGCGATGTCCTCGCGCCGGTGTTCGAGGAGTCCGACGGCGTCGACGGACGCGTCTCGATCGAGGTGGATCCCCGGCTGGCACATGAGACCGACGCCACCGTCGCACAGGCCGTCGAACTGTGGAAGATCGTCGATCGGCCCAACCTGCTGATCAAGATCCCCGCCACCAAGGCGGGGCTGCCCGCGATCACCCGCACGCTGGCCGAGGGCATCAGCGTGAACGTGACGCTGATCTTCTCGGTGGACCGGTACAAAGAGGTGATGGACGCCTACCTGGACGGCCTCGACGCGGCCGCCGCGGCCGGCCATGACCTGTCCACCATCCACTCGGTCGCGTCGTTCTTCGTCTCCCGCGTGGACACCGAGATCGACAAGCGTCTCGATGCGATCGGTACCCCGGAGGCCACCGAACTGAAGGGCAAGGCGGCGCTGGCCAACGCACGGCTGGCATACCAGGCCTATCAGGAGATCTTCGAGGTCGAGTCCCGATTCCCCGATCTCCTCGCCCAGGGCGCCCGTCCGCAGCGAGCACTGTGGGCGTCGACAGGGGTGAAGAATCCCGACTACCCCGACACCCTGTATGTCAGCGAACTCGTCGCCCCCAACACGGTGAACACCATGCCGGGCAAGACGATGGACGCCTTCGCCGACCACGGCTGGGTCAACACCGGGTCGATCGTCGGCCTGGCGAACGAGTCACAGGAGGTCTTCGACAAGCTCGCTGCTGTCGGCATCGACCTCGCCGACGTGTTCACGGTCCTCGAGGACGAGGGCGTGCAGAAGTTCGAGGTGTCGTGGAACGAATTGCTCGACGCCACCGCCGAGCAGCTCACGGCCGCGAAGGGCTGA
- the tkt gene encoding transketolase: MALTDDIRALTQPSYPDDWSDLDTRAVDTVRVLAADAVQKCGSGHPGTAMSLAPLAYTLFQRVMRHDPADTAWVGRDRFILSCGHSSLTLYIQLYLGGFGLELSDLEALRTFGSKTPGHPEFRHTRGVEITTGPLGQGLASAVGMAMAARRERGLFDPEPAWGDSPFDHYIYVVASDGDIEEGITSEASSLAGTQQLGNLILFYDDNKISIEHGTSIALSEDTAKRYEAYGWHVQVVEGGEDVAAIEAAVAEAKSITDRPSIILLRTIIGYPAPTKMNTGGVHGSALGDDEVAATKKILGFDPDKTFEVSDEVIAHTRSLVDRGRAAHQEWESSFNAWVEREPTRKELFDRVSQDRLPAGWTDALPSWEPGTSVATRSASGDVLSAVGPVLPELWGGSADLAGSNNTTMKDAKSFGPTSISNEDWDAEPYGRTLHFGIREHAMAAILSGIVLHGPTRAYGGTFLQFSDYMRPAVRLASLMDIDPIYVWTHDSIGLGEDGPTHQPIEHLSALRAIPNLSVVRPADANETAYAWQTVLGKSSSSGPVGLCLTRQKVAVLENSSAAGVAKGGYVLVEASTPVPDVILIATGSEVEIAVAAGEKLEAQGIGARVVSMPCVEWFESQDQNYRDQVLPPTVKARVSVEAGIAMSWHKIVGGFGECVSLEHYGESADYKTLYAEFGITPDATVAAAQRSIANVKG, from the coding sequence GTGGCGCTCACAGACGACATTCGCGCGTTGACCCAGCCGAGCTACCCCGACGACTGGTCGGACCTGGACACACGCGCGGTCGACACCGTGCGCGTCCTCGCTGCCGACGCCGTCCAGAAGTGCGGCAGCGGCCACCCCGGTACCGCGATGAGCCTTGCTCCGCTCGCCTACACGCTGTTCCAGCGTGTGATGAGACACGATCCCGCCGACACCGCCTGGGTCGGCCGAGACCGGTTCATCCTGTCGTGCGGGCATTCCAGCCTCACCCTCTACATCCAGCTCTACCTGGGTGGCTTCGGGCTCGAGCTGTCCGACCTGGAGGCACTGCGCACCTTCGGCTCCAAGACCCCCGGGCACCCGGAGTTCCGGCATACCCGGGGAGTCGAGATCACCACCGGCCCGCTCGGCCAGGGACTGGCCTCGGCGGTCGGCATGGCGATGGCGGCCCGCCGCGAGAGGGGTCTGTTCGACCCCGAACCGGCCTGGGGCGACAGCCCGTTCGACCACTACATCTACGTGGTCGCCTCCGACGGTGACATCGAGGAGGGCATCACGTCGGAGGCATCATCCCTGGCGGGCACCCAGCAGTTGGGCAACCTGATCCTGTTCTACGACGACAACAAGATCTCGATCGAGCACGGCACCAGCATCGCGCTCTCGGAGGACACCGCCAAGCGCTACGAGGCGTACGGCTGGCACGTCCAGGTCGTGGAAGGCGGCGAAGACGTCGCGGCCATCGAGGCCGCTGTCGCCGAGGCCAAATCGATCACCGACCGGCCCTCGATCATCCTGCTGCGCACCATCATCGGATATCCGGCACCCACAAAGATGAACACCGGCGGCGTGCACGGCTCGGCGCTCGGCGATGACGAGGTCGCGGCGACCAAGAAGATTCTCGGATTCGATCCCGACAAGACCTTCGAGGTGAGCGACGAGGTCATCGCCCACACCCGCTCGCTGGTCGACCGCGGCCGGGCGGCCCATCAGGAGTGGGAATCGTCGTTCAACGCGTGGGTGGAGCGCGAACCGACACGCAAGGAACTGTTCGACCGCGTCAGCCAGGACCGTCTCCCCGCCGGCTGGACCGATGCGTTGCCCAGTTGGGAGCCGGGAACGTCCGTCGCCACCCGGTCCGCCTCGGGTGACGTGCTCAGCGCCGTCGGTCCCGTGCTGCCCGAGCTGTGGGGCGGTTCGGCCGACCTGGCCGGCAGCAACAACACGACCATGAAGGACGCCAAGTCGTTCGGACCGACCTCGATCTCCAACGAGGACTGGGACGCCGAACCCTATGGGCGGACACTGCATTTCGGCATCCGCGAGCACGCGATGGCCGCGATCCTGTCGGGCATCGTGCTGCACGGCCCGACTCGCGCGTACGGCGGCACCTTCCTGCAGTTCAGCGACTACATGCGGCCCGCGGTCCGTCTCGCCTCGTTGATGGACATCGACCCGATCTATGTGTGGACCCACGATTCCATCGGTCTCGGTGAGGACGGCCCCACCCACCAGCCGATCGAGCACCTCTCGGCACTGCGGGCCATCCCGAACCTCAGCGTCGTCCGGCCGGCCGACGCGAACGAGACCGCCTACGCGTGGCAGACCGTTCTCGGCAAATCCAGCAGCAGCGGTCCGGTGGGACTGTGCCTGACCCGCCAGAAGGTCGCCGTCCTGGAGAACTCGTCGGCGGCCGGTGTCGCGAAGGGTGGCTACGTGCTCGTGGAGGCATCCACCCCGGTGCCGGACGTGATCCTGATCGCCACCGGCTCGGAGGTCGAGATCGCCGTGGCCGCCGGTGAGAAACTCGAGGCGCAGGGCATCGGCGCGCGCGTGGTCTCCATGCCGTGTGTGGAGTGGTTCGAGAGCCAGGATCAGAACTACCGTGATCAGGTGCTGCCACCGACCGTCAAGGCACGCGTCTCGGTGGAGGCCGGCATCGCCATGTCCTGGCACAAGATCGTGGGCGGATTCGGCGAATGCGTCTCCCTCGAGCACTACGGGGAGTCCGCCGACTACAAGACGCTCTACGCGGAGTTCGGCATCACGCCCGACGCCACCGTCGCCGCCGCACAACGCTCGATCGCCAACGTGAAGGGATAG
- a CDS encoding heme o synthase: protein MSGELSAASHGSDGSVTPAPAAAGDSFLARSKATVFAYVALTKPRVIELLLVATIPVMLQADRGHVDIALIAATLLGGWLGAGSANTLNMVADADIDQKMKRTARRPLARHAVSTRNALIFGIALWIGSFAVLWSAANLLSALLVTATIAFYVGVYTMILKRRTWQNVVWGGAAGCMPTLVGWAAVTGSIGWQPIVLFLVIFFWTPPHTWALAMRYKEDYRAAGVPMLPVIATEERVTRQMVIYTWATVLSSLVLIAGTSWIYAAVAILSGGWFASRVHKLYKETRAGAEVAPLKIFLQSNEYLAILFCGLAIDAVVNLPLITSYF from the coding sequence GTGAGCGGAGAACTGTCCGCCGCATCCCACGGGTCGGATGGGTCGGTCACGCCGGCTCCCGCCGCCGCGGGTGACTCGTTCCTGGCGCGGTCGAAGGCGACGGTGTTCGCCTACGTCGCGCTGACCAAACCGCGAGTCATCGAACTGCTGTTGGTCGCCACGATCCCGGTGATGTTGCAGGCCGACCGCGGACACGTCGACATCGCGCTGATCGCCGCGACGCTGCTCGGCGGCTGGCTCGGCGCCGGCAGTGCCAACACCCTGAACATGGTGGCCGACGCCGACATCGACCAGAAGATGAAACGGACTGCGCGTCGACCGCTGGCACGTCACGCGGTCTCGACCCGCAACGCACTGATCTTCGGAATCGCGCTCTGGATCGGGTCGTTCGCGGTGCTCTGGTCGGCTGCCAATCTGCTCAGCGCCCTGCTGGTGACCGCGACCATCGCCTTCTACGTCGGCGTGTACACGATGATCCTGAAGCGTCGCACGTGGCAGAACGTCGTGTGGGGTGGCGCTGCGGGTTGTATGCCCACCCTGGTGGGCTGGGCCGCGGTGACCGGTTCCATCGGGTGGCAGCCGATCGTGCTGTTCCTGGTCATCTTCTTCTGGACGCCGCCGCACACCTGGGCGCTGGCGATGCGCTACAAGGAGGATTATCGGGCGGCCGGGGTGCCGATGCTGCCGGTGATCGCCACCGAAGAACGCGTCACGCGTCAGATGGTCATCTACACCTGGGCCACGGTGCTCAGCTCGCTGGTGCTGATCGCCGGCACGAGTTGGATCTACGCGGCCGTGGCGATCCTGTCCGGAGGCTGGTTCGCGAGCCGTGTGCACAAGCTCTACAAGGAGACCCGCGCCGGTGCCGAGGTGGCCCCGCTGAAGATCTTTCTGCAGTCCAATGAGTATCTGGCGATCCTGTTCTGCGGTCTCGCCATCGACGCGGTGGTGAACCTACCGCTGATCACCAGCTACTTCTGA
- a CDS encoding quinone oxidoreductase family protein has translation MRAIQVIRHGGPDVLDFGTVDDPIPAPGEVIVRTTAIGVNFIDTYLRRGLYPSVPPYVPGSEGAGEVISVGADVTDVSVGQRVCWVDAPGSYAELVAVPAARAVPIPDEVADDIAGSAMLRGLTAHYLLDGSAHPGVGDTVLIHAGAGGVGLILTQLAKLRGLRVITTVSSDDKEELSTAAGADHVLRYGDALAEEVRSLTDGRGVAVAYDGVGADTFEQSLASTAVRGIIVLFGAASGPVPPFDLQRLNPAGSLSVTRPTLGHFIADTEELRWRAGAFLDAVAGGDIDIRVGQRNRLADAAEAHIALESRATTGTTVLIPG, from the coding sequence ATGCGCGCTATTCAGGTGATCCGCCACGGCGGTCCGGACGTCCTCGATTTCGGCACCGTCGACGACCCCATTCCCGCACCCGGGGAAGTGATCGTGCGCACCACCGCAATCGGTGTCAACTTCATCGACACCTATCTGCGGCGTGGCCTCTACCCGTCGGTGCCGCCGTACGTGCCGGGTAGCGAAGGTGCCGGCGAGGTGATCTCGGTGGGCGCCGACGTCACAGACGTGTCCGTCGGACAGCGGGTGTGCTGGGTGGACGCGCCGGGCAGCTACGCGGAACTGGTCGCCGTGCCCGCTGCGCGGGCTGTCCCGATCCCCGACGAGGTCGCCGACGACATCGCCGGATCGGCGATGCTGCGCGGACTCACCGCGCACTATCTACTCGACGGCAGCGCTCATCCCGGGGTTGGCGACACCGTGTTGATCCATGCCGGCGCCGGCGGCGTCGGCCTCATCCTGACGCAGTTGGCGAAGCTTCGTGGCCTGCGCGTGATCACGACGGTCTCGTCGGACGACAAGGAGGAATTGTCGACCGCGGCCGGCGCCGACCACGTCCTGCGGTACGGCGACGCTCTCGCCGAGGAGGTGCGGTCGCTCACCGACGGCCGCGGGGTCGCGGTGGCCTACGACGGCGTCGGAGCCGACACGTTCGAACAGTCGCTGGCGTCGACCGCCGTGCGCGGCATCATCGTGCTGTTCGGAGCGGCCTCCGGACCGGTCCCGCCGTTCGATCTGCAGCGCCTCAACCCGGCGGGTTCGCTGTCGGTCACCCGGCCCACACTCGGGCACTTCATCGCCGACACCGAGGAGCTGCGCTGGCGTGCGGGAGCCTTCCTCGATGCCGTGGCCGGTGGGGACATCGACATCCGCGTGGGTCAACGGAACCGACTGGCCGACGCCGCCGAGGCGCACATCGCGCTCGAGTCCCGGGCCACGACCGGCACGACCGTGCTCATCCCGGGCTGA
- a CDS encoding COX15/CtaA family protein, producing the protein MTTSKVHSEGSAADVPASEPSASTATSDAPRVRSGRFTRVPGFGVPTARFVWLWSIALLVANVGIVATGGAVRLTGSGLGCPTWPRCTDDSFVPHGELGLHGVIEFGNRMLTWVLVAVAIATFTAVYRYAHATRRDRWLAALLGLGIPFQGVIGGITVLTQLNPWVVSLHFVLSMVLVSGATVLVHRLRPQPATAPAADLVSRLGQRLAWLQYVVTWAVIYLGTVVTGSGPHAGDADAPRNGLAPDNATQLHADGVFVLVGLAVALAVVTHLMRQPERRTADVALALIAVQGVLGVVQYNTGLPIALVIAHMTVSALLLIAATWMILQFGDRRRPVTTGPMTTGPMTSGPAGAAPMDDDTEVSATAGTLRTDRRPSAG; encoded by the coding sequence ATGACAACGTCCAAAGTTCACTCAGAAGGCTCGGCGGCCGACGTTCCGGCGTCGGAGCCGTCGGCCTCGACGGCGACATCCGATGCGCCGCGGGTCCGCTCGGGCAGGTTCACGCGCGTGCCGGGTTTCGGGGTTCCGACCGCTCGTTTCGTGTGGCTGTGGAGCATCGCGTTGCTCGTCGCGAACGTCGGCATCGTCGCCACCGGCGGGGCCGTGCGGCTCACCGGTTCCGGCCTGGGCTGCCCCACCTGGCCCCGCTGCACCGACGACTCCTTCGTTCCGCACGGCGAGTTGGGCCTGCACGGTGTGATCGAGTTCGGGAACCGCATGCTGACGTGGGTACTGGTCGCGGTCGCGATCGCCACCTTCACCGCGGTGTATCGATACGCGCATGCGACGCGCCGGGACCGCTGGCTCGCCGCACTGCTCGGGCTCGGTATCCCGTTCCAGGGCGTCATCGGCGGCATCACCGTGCTGACCCAGCTCAACCCATGGGTGGTGTCACTGCACTTCGTGCTGTCGATGGTGTTGGTATCGGGTGCGACGGTGCTGGTGCACCGATTGCGTCCGCAGCCGGCCACGGCTCCGGCAGCCGACCTCGTGTCCCGGCTGGGGCAACGCCTGGCATGGCTGCAGTATGTGGTGACCTGGGCGGTGATCTATCTGGGCACGGTGGTCACCGGGTCCGGGCCGCACGCCGGTGATGCCGACGCCCCGCGCAACGGACTGGCGCCCGACAACGCGACACAGCTGCACGCCGACGGGGTGTTCGTCCTCGTCGGCCTCGCGGTCGCGCTCGCGGTCGTCACCCATCTGATGCGCCAACCCGAACGCCGGACCGCCGACGTCGCCTTGGCGTTGATCGCCGTGCAGGGCGTACTGGGCGTCGTGCAGTACAACACGGGCCTGCCCATCGCGCTGGTTATCGCCCACATGACCGTCAGCGCACTGCTGCTGATCGCGGCCACCTGGATGATCCTGCAATTCGGCGACCGCCGGCGCCCGGTGACCACCGGACCCATGACCACCGGACCGATGACCTCGGGACCGGCGGGCGCGGCACCGATGGACGATGACACCGAGGTCTCGGCCACCGCCGGCACACTGCGTACCGATCGTCGACCAAGCGCCGGTTGA